Proteins from a genomic interval of Oikeobacillus pervagus:
- a CDS encoding IS3 family transposase, giving the protein MSKITFSTKDINILQKNPNIQRVSERSITYTDDFKNRFIDEYQTGKFPRQIFEENGFNMEIIGIKRIEQSAYRWKKAYEKNGLIGLTDSRKIASGRPLKRELTPSEVIERQQARIELLEGQVELLKKLETTERRLLNISESLNPNLAYQLIQETIEQNSFKGMTKYFCDLLDVSRSGYYSYLKASSVREAREKLDLEAKEIILKAFNRRGYKKGSRSIKMILENEFDVNFSRKKIQRIMRKYGIVCPHRKPNPYKKIAKAMKEHQVVPNKLNREFKQGIPGKVLLTDITYLPYNGNSMAYLSTAKDASTNEILAYHVSDRITLDIATQTIHKLMNNKKVKLHEDAFIHSDQGSHYTSPRFQKLLKNHGLGQSMSRRGNCWDNAPQESFFGHLKDEVDDRSVKTLRELKSKINHYMVYYNNYRYQWGLKKMTPIQYRNHLLTI; this is encoded by the coding sequence ATGAGTAAAATAACTTTTTCAACTAAAGATATAAACATACTTCAAAAGAATCCAAATATACAGCGTGTCAGCGAAAGGTCTATTACCTATACAGACGATTTTAAAAATAGATTTATAGATGAATACCAAACCGGTAAATTTCCTCGCCAGATTTTCGAGGAGAATGGTTTTAATATGGAAATTATTGGCATAAAACGAATTGAACAGTCAGCTTACAGATGGAAAAAAGCCTATGAAAAAAATGGTTTAATTGGGCTTACGGATTCAAGGAAAATAGCTTCCGGTAGACCTTTAAAACGTGAACTCACACCGTCCGAAGTCATTGAAAGGCAACAGGCAAGAATCGAGCTGTTAGAGGGGCAAGTGGAATTATTAAAAAAGCTAGAAACGACAGAAAGGAGGCTGCTAAACATAAGCGAAAGTCTAAACCCGAATCTGGCGTATCAACTTATTCAAGAAACGATTGAGCAAAATAGTTTTAAAGGGATGACTAAGTATTTCTGTGACCTCTTAGATGTCTCTCGATCTGGATATTATAGCTATCTGAAGGCTTCCTCTGTCCGAGAAGCAAGAGAGAAATTAGATCTCGAAGCGAAGGAAATTATTTTGAAAGCCTTTAATCGGCGGGGGTATAAGAAGGGTTCACGCTCTATCAAAATGATATTGGAGAATGAGTTCGATGTTAACTTTAGCCGTAAAAAAATCCAAAGAATTATGAGGAAATATGGAATCGTCTGTCCTCACAGAAAGCCAAATCCATACAAAAAAATCGCCAAAGCAATGAAGGAGCATCAGGTTGTTCCGAACAAATTGAATAGGGAATTTAAGCAAGGAATCCCTGGGAAAGTGTTACTTACAGATATCACTTATTTGCCATATAACGGTAATAGTATGGCTTATTTGTCGACCGCAAAAGACGCATCCACGAATGAAATTTTAGCTTACCATGTGTCTGACCGAATTACGTTGGACATTGCAACGCAGACGATCCATAAATTGATGAACAACAAGAAAGTGAAGCTCCATGAAGATGCCTTTATCCACTCGGACCAGGGAAGTCATTACACAAGCCCTAGATTCCAGAAACTATTAAAGAATCATGGTCTAGGTCAGTCCATGTCACGAAGAGGCAACTGTTGGGATAATGCCCCTCAAGAATCATTCTTTGGCCACCTTAAGGATGAGGTTGATGATCGATCTGTAAAAACCTTGAGGGAATTGAAATCAAAAATAAATCATTACATGGTTTACTATAACAATTACCGCTATCAGTGGGGGTTAAAAAAGATGACCCCCATTCAATATAGGAATCATCTTTTAACT